The following are from one region of the Cloacibacterium normanense genome:
- a CDS encoding trimeric intracellular cation channel family protein, giving the protein MLPDFTFLIEVLGTVSFAMSGSFAAMQKRFDPFGVLIIAFVTSVGGGTVRDLLLDVPVFWMHDLLAVSLIFFTAIFTMIFKLIEKKFQVTLFIFDSLGLGLFTIIGVQKGLNADLHPVIGVVLGTITGCFGGIIRDILLNRIPLIFRKEIYATAAIAGGIVYILLKNFSGLSEEINQILTILLIVSIRTLAVKYHWQMPKFYGNFNDAEM; this is encoded by the coding sequence ATGCTTCCAGATTTTACCTTTTTAATAGAAGTCCTTGGTACGGTATCTTTTGCGATGTCGGGAAGTTTTGCGGCTATGCAAAAGCGTTTTGATCCTTTTGGCGTTCTTATTATTGCATTTGTAACTTCTGTAGGTGGCGGAACCGTAAGAGATTTATTACTAGATGTCCCTGTTTTTTGGATGCACGATTTATTAGCCGTGAGTTTGATTTTTTTCACTGCTATTTTTACGATGATATTCAAATTAATTGAGAAAAAATTTCAGGTAACGCTATTTATTTTTGATAGTCTTGGATTGGGACTTTTTACAATTATTGGAGTTCAAAAAGGATTAAATGCCGATTTACATCCCGTTATTGGAGTCGTTTTAGGCACAATTACTGGTTGTTTTGGTGGAATTATCCGAGATATTTTGCTAAACAGAATTCCTTTGATTTTCAGAAAAGAAATTTATGCTACCGCAGCAATTGCAGGTGGAATAGTCTACATACTTCTGAAAAATTTCAGTGGTTTGTCTGAAGAAATTAATCAAATCTTAACCATTCTTCTTATTGTAAGCATTAGAACACTAGCGGTAAAATACCATTGGCAAATGCCAAAATTCTACGGAAATTTCAATGATGCAGAAATGTAG
- the coaD gene encoding pantetheine-phosphate adenylyltransferase, translating to MKIAVFPGSFDPITLGHLDIIERAVPLFDKLIIAIGQNSQKKYMFPLEKRMEFIQKSVAHFPNVEVDYFEGLTIDYCIKKEAQFILRGLRNPADFEFEKAIAHTNRTLARRKLETVFLLTSSGKSFISSSIVREIISNKGEYQLFVPDAVRV from the coding sequence ATGAAAATCGCTGTATTTCCAGGATCTTTTGACCCGATTACTTTAGGACATCTTGACATTATTGAAAGAGCTGTTCCTCTGTTTGATAAACTCATCATCGCTATCGGACAGAATTCTCAGAAAAAATATATGTTTCCGCTAGAAAAACGCATGGAATTTATTCAAAAATCTGTAGCACATTTCCCCAATGTAGAAGTAGATTATTTTGAAGGATTAACCATCGATTATTGCATCAAAAAAGAAGCTCAATTTATACTGAGAGGTCTCAGAAATCCTGCCGATTTTGAATTTGAAAAAGCAATTGCTCATACCAACAGAACTTTGGCGAGAAGAAAATTAGAAACCGTTTTCTTACTTACCTCTTCTGGAAAATCATTTATCAGTAGCAGTATTGTAAGAGAAATTATTTCTAACAAAGGAGAATATCAATTATTTGTTCCTGATGCAGTGAGAGTTTAG
- a CDS encoding D-alanine--D-alanine ligase: MSKKNVAVVMGGFSDEYKVSLKSGQLIYDSLDRDLYNVYKVVILKEEWYFLNENEEKLPINKGDFSVTLSDGAILKFDVCFNIIHGAPGENGELQGYWNAIGQKYTGCDFYKSALTFNKKDTLAVLAKYGIPSAKSFYLRKGENINEDTIVEELGLPLFVKPNQSGSSLGISKVKAKSELAAAIEFAFKEDDEILIESFLNGMEVSVGVIDYKGETIVLGITEIVPHKEFFDYEAKYEGASEEITPARLDEETRYKVEKIAKHAYESLGMSGFSRSEYIIMDGTPYMLEMNTNPGFSPASILPQQAKIYGISIKDLCGNEVEKALKK, from the coding sequence ATGAGCAAGAAAAATGTAGCCGTAGTAATGGGTGGCTTCTCTGATGAATACAAGGTTTCTCTGAAAAGTGGCCAATTAATTTATGACTCTCTAGACAGAGATTTATATAATGTTTATAAAGTAGTAATTCTAAAAGAAGAATGGTACTTTTTAAACGAAAATGAAGAAAAACTTCCCATTAACAAAGGAGATTTTTCTGTAACGCTTTCAGACGGAGCAATTTTAAAATTTGACGTTTGTTTCAACATTATTCACGGTGCTCCTGGCGAAAATGGTGAATTACAAGGCTATTGGAATGCTATTGGTCAAAAATATACAGGCTGTGATTTCTATAAAAGCGCTCTTACTTTCAACAAAAAAGATACTCTTGCCGTTTTAGCAAAATACGGAATTCCTTCTGCAAAAAGTTTTTACCTGAGAAAAGGAGAAAATATTAATGAAGACACAATTGTAGAAGAATTAGGACTTCCTTTATTTGTAAAACCCAATCAAAGTGGCTCTTCACTCGGAATTTCTAAAGTTAAAGCCAAATCTGAATTGGCAGCAGCGATAGAATTTGCCTTCAAAGAAGATGATGAAATTTTAATAGAATCTTTCTTAAACGGAATGGAGGTTTCTGTAGGTGTAATCGATTACAAAGGAGAAACCATTGTTTTGGGAATTACAGAAATTGTTCCACACAAAGAGTTTTTCGATTACGAAGCGAAATATGAAGGTGCTTCCGAAGAAATTACACCCGCTAGATTAGACGAAGAAACCAGATATAAAGTAGAAAAAATCGCAAAACATGCCTATGAATCTTTGGGAATGAGCGGTTTTTCTAGAAGTGAATACATCATTATGGATGGAACGCCTTACATGCTAGAAATGAATACCAATCCTGGATTTTCACCAGCTTCTATCTTACCTCAACAAGCAAAAATTTACGGAATTTCTATCAAAGACCTTTGTGGAAACGAAGTAGAAAAAGCACTTAAAAAGTAA
- a CDS encoding PASTA domain-containing protein — MLRSFFHWKVFVNLIVALVIFVGVVWLTFRWLEFHTNHGEEIQVPNVVNMKVHQAIEVLDDQGLEYEVDSFKYDPKFKPYQVLQIYPSPGSRVKDGRTIVLKVNPKTYAPVAVPDVLDRYKYLAFRKFDLLGLKVGDTIYEPNIQKDAVIRMMFNGRVIKPGEKVPMFSTLDLVIGSGPMRNVVIPNLVGRTVAEAKAIIAQNYFEVGLVEYEDGQNNDSDIIYYQDPASGSVRDQGMQIDLWASKKTPAEMQSKIQELNSIYRTTDINTMPEPSDNEFIPVPSEEPVNTTPKPPVEKPKTTTNTNNTKPAETKPAEEKPAKKVIVE, encoded by the coding sequence ATGCTTCGATCTTTTTTCCACTGGAAAGTTTTTGTAAACTTAATAGTAGCACTTGTAATTTTTGTAGGAGTAGTTTGGCTTACCTTTCGATGGCTAGAATTTCACACCAATCACGGTGAAGAAATTCAGGTTCCGAATGTTGTCAATATGAAGGTACACCAAGCAATAGAGGTTCTAGATGACCAAGGCTTAGAATATGAAGTAGATAGCTTTAAGTACGATCCAAAATTTAAACCATATCAAGTTCTGCAAATTTATCCATCACCTGGTTCTAGAGTTAAAGATGGAAGAACTATTGTATTAAAAGTAAATCCTAAAACTTATGCACCAGTTGCGGTTCCAGATGTTTTGGATAGATATAAGTATTTGGCTTTCAGGAAGTTTGATTTATTAGGTTTGAAAGTAGGAGATACTATTTATGAGCCTAATATTCAGAAAGATGCTGTCATTAGAATGATGTTTAATGGCAGAGTGATCAAACCGGGAGAAAAAGTGCCAATGTTTTCTACGCTTGATTTAGTCATTGGTTCTGGACCGATGAGAAACGTAGTGATTCCTAATTTGGTAGGAAGAACTGTGGCAGAAGCGAAAGCTATTATTGCTCAAAATTACTTTGAAGTAGGATTGGTAGAATATGAAGACGGACAAAATAATGATTCTGATATTATTTACTATCAAGATCCTGCAAGTGGTTCTGTAAGAGACCAAGGAATGCAAATAGATTTGTGGGCAAGTAAAAAAACACCTGCCGAAATGCAGTCTAAAATTCAAGAACTGAATAGTATTTATAGAACTACAGATATTAATACCATGCCAGAACCTTCTGACAATGAATTTATCCCAGTTCCAAGTGAAGAACCCGTAAATACTACACCAAAACCACCTGTAGAAAAACCTAAAACCACTACCAATACAAATAATACAAAACCTGCGGAAACAAAACCAGCAGAAGAAAAACCTGCAAAAAAGGTAATTGTAGAGTAG
- a CDS encoding RluA family pseudouridine synthase yields the protein MSEKEDFLEEDLLLEDENSNDEENSGLFEHLNITVDKKQEPLRIDKFLLIYRQNSSRNKISQTCRAGNVIVNGNPVKQNYRVKPGDEISVLLTHPPRENVIIPEDIPFKIVYEDEDVLVVDKEPGMVVHPGFGNWQGTLVNAVAFHFQKNGFTSDLDRVGLVHRIDKDTSGLIVLAKNEYALSFLAKQFFDRKTKRLYWAFVWGNLENDEGTIRGHIGRHQKNRMQMAVYEDGSQGKHAVTHYKVLERFKYMTWVECKLETGRTHQIRAHFKHIGHTLFNDERYEGHQILRGVNLPKYKQFVKNVFEVLPRHALHAHTLGFIHPTTKKEMYFESPMPKDMQDAVEKWRNYLQNS from the coding sequence ATGAGCGAAAAAGAAGATTTTTTAGAAGAAGATTTATTGTTAGAAGACGAAAATTCTAATGACGAAGAAAACTCAGGGTTGTTTGAACATCTCAATATTACCGTGGATAAAAAGCAAGAACCTTTGAGAATAGATAAATTTCTTTTGATTTATCGCCAAAATTCTTCTAGAAATAAAATTTCGCAAACGTGTAGAGCAGGAAACGTCATCGTAAATGGTAATCCTGTAAAACAAAATTATCGTGTAAAGCCGGGAGATGAAATTTCGGTATTATTAACGCATCCTCCGCGTGAAAATGTTATTATTCCAGAAGATATTCCTTTTAAAATTGTCTATGAAGATGAAGATGTCTTAGTGGTAGACAAAGAACCGGGAATGGTAGTACATCCAGGTTTTGGGAATTGGCAAGGAACATTGGTGAATGCAGTTGCATTTCATTTTCAGAAAAATGGATTTACTTCAGATTTAGATAGAGTAGGCTTGGTTCATAGAATTGATAAAGATACTTCTGGGTTAATCGTTTTAGCCAAAAATGAATATGCATTGAGCTTTTTGGCCAAGCAATTTTTTGACCGAAAAACCAAACGTTTGTATTGGGCTTTTGTTTGGGGAAATTTAGAAAATGACGAAGGAACAATCAGAGGACACATCGGAAGACATCAGAAAAACCGAATGCAAATGGCAGTTTATGAAGATGGAAGCCAAGGAAAACATGCCGTAACGCATTATAAAGTTCTAGAAAGATTCAAATACATGACTTGGGTAGAATGTAAATTGGAAACGGGAAGAACTCACCAAATTAGAGCGCATTTTAAACATATTGGTCATACGCTTTTTAACGACGAAAGATATGAAGGTCATCAAATTTTGCGTGGGGTAAACTTACCAAAATACAAGCAATTTGTAAAAAATGTCTTCGAAGTTTTACCTAGACACGCTTTACACGCTCATACTTTAGGCTTCATTCATCCTACTACAAAAAAAGAAATGTATTTTGAGTCACCGATGCCAAAAGATATGCAAGATGCGGTAGAAAAATGGAGAAATTACTTGCAAAATTCTTAA
- a CDS encoding PorP/SprF family type IX secretion system membrane protein — protein MKKILFTFFAAFSGLSYAQETIPMYQQYLFDSEFLFNPAHIGKTDDVNLVANYQKQFSKFDESPNVQSVGIHANAFDRVGIGAYFFRDQNGPISANGIAIGASYFVPLSDEDGRKDQFSFGTSVNFYNQNFDVSKVNAQDPNDPLLYENNNSIFIAYANLGLQATYSRAFAGISVADIPLSNNTPVVNGIEPSPTRFYLNAGYDWEITEGFSVEPSVMMNLNTNSSRMFDINVLMKLYGESDYFAAGINYRTAKSAVGSQQLSMSPIIKFKLNKLHFGASYNLGLSDIQEYGGNSFMLSLGYDIPNFINQRGFRYR, from the coding sequence ATGAAAAAAATATTATTCACATTTTTTGCTGCTTTTTCAGGATTGAGCTATGCTCAAGAAACTATTCCTATGTATCAGCAGTATTTATTTGATAGTGAATTTCTCTTTAATCCAGCGCATATTGGTAAAACAGATGATGTAAATTTGGTTGCCAACTATCAAAAACAATTTTCAAAATTTGATGAATCTCCCAATGTACAATCGGTAGGAATTCATGCCAATGCTTTTGATAGAGTAGGAATAGGCGCTTATTTTTTCCGTGACCAAAACGGGCCAATTTCTGCAAACGGAATTGCAATTGGTGCTTCTTACTTTGTTCCACTCAGTGATGAAGATGGCAGAAAAGACCAATTTTCTTTCGGGACATCAGTAAATTTTTACAATCAGAACTTTGATGTTTCTAAAGTAAATGCGCAAGATCCAAATGATCCTTTGCTTTACGAAAATAACAACAGTATTTTCATTGCTTATGCTAACTTAGGATTACAAGCTACTTATAGCAGAGCTTTTGCGGGGATTTCTGTTGCAGATATTCCATTGAGTAACAATACACCAGTGGTAAATGGTATAGAACCGTCGCCAACCAGATTTTACCTTAATGCAGGATATGACTGGGAAATTACCGAAGGATTTTCGGTAGAACCTTCTGTGATGATGAATTTGAATACCAATTCATCTAGAATGTTTGACATCAATGTTCTGATGAAATTGTATGGTGAAAGTGATTATTTTGCTGCGGGAATCAATTACAGAACGGCAAAAAGTGCTGTGGGAAGCCAACAGTTAAGCATGTCACCTATTATTAAATTTAAACTCAATAAACTCCATTTCGGAGCTTCTTATAATTTAGGATTGTCTGATATTCAAGAATACGGCGGAAATTCGTTCATGCTCAGTTTAGGTTATGATATTCCTAATTTTATCAATCAAAGAGGATTTAGATATCGTTAA
- a CDS encoding four helix bundle protein, with the protein MSFKFEKLTIWQDSMSYGEKIFKLSFNFPKDEIFNLTSQIRRASDSIALNISEGSILQSNTEFKKFLGYSIRSLAEVVTCLYKAKDRNYIDESDFKELYQEAYKLMNSIIAFRNKLN; encoded by the coding sequence ATGAGCTTTAAATTTGAAAAATTAACAATTTGGCAAGACTCCATGAGTTATGGAGAAAAGATATTTAAATTGTCTTTTAATTTTCCAAAAGATGAAATATTTAATCTAACTTCTCAGATTAGAAGAGCTTCTGATTCAATCGCTCTTAATATTTCAGAAGGAAGTATTTTACAAAGTAATACTGAATTTAAAAAATTTCTAGGATATTCAATTCGTTCATTAGCAGAAGTGGTAACTTGTCTTTATAAAGCGAAGGATAGGAACTATATTGATGAGAGTGATTTTAAAGAATTATATCAAGAAGCATATAAATTAATGAATTCTATAATTGCATTTAGAAATAAACTCAATTAA
- the hemW gene encoding radical SAM family heme chaperone HemW codes for MIYLHIPFCKQKCSYCNFHFSTSLKQKDEMISAIKKEIFLRKEELENKTLSSLYFGGGTPSILSVDEIKSLIDEVLKYFDFEKNIEITLEANPDDLDKNFLKDLAKTEINRLSIGTQSFFEEDLKLMNRAHNASEAESSIKRAQDFGFENLSIDLIYGSPTSNFEIWKENLQKIIELQVPHVSSYALTIEPKTALNAWIKKNKIAEPKETEQNKEFYYMSDFLKDNGFIHYEISNFAKIDFESKHNSAYWKYKEYLGIGPSAHSYNGRNERSWNVANNTLYIKNLAENILPKETEKLSEKDQYNEMLMIGLRTIWGVDLEKLHEKFSGEILEIFKNSIQSKLKEGILVIEENHLKILEKHWFLADGIASDLFIL; via the coding sequence TTGATTTACCTCCATATTCCTTTTTGCAAGCAGAAATGCAGTTATTGTAATTTTCATTTTTCTACTTCATTGAAGCAGAAAGACGAAATGATTTCGGCAATAAAAAAAGAAATTTTTCTAAGAAAAGAGGAGCTGGAAAACAAAACACTTTCGTCGCTTTATTTTGGTGGCGGAACTCCTTCTATTCTTTCTGTAGATGAAATCAAATCTTTAATAGATGAGGTTTTAAAGTATTTTGATTTTGAGAAGAATATTGAAATCACACTAGAAGCTAATCCTGATGATTTAGATAAAAATTTTCTGAAAGATTTAGCCAAAACCGAAATCAATCGACTTTCTATAGGAACACAAAGTTTTTTTGAAGAAGATTTAAAGCTCATGAATCGTGCTCATAATGCTTCTGAAGCCGAAAGCTCTATCAAAAGAGCACAAGATTTTGGCTTTGAAAATCTGAGTATTGATTTAATTTATGGTTCGCCGACTTCCAATTTTGAAATCTGGAAAGAAAATCTTCAGAAAATCATAGAGCTTCAAGTTCCTCACGTTTCTTCTTACGCATTGACCATCGAGCCCAAAACAGCTTTGAATGCTTGGATTAAGAAAAATAAAATCGCAGAACCGAAAGAAACAGAGCAAAATAAAGAGTTCTATTATATGTCTGATTTTCTAAAAGACAACGGGTTTATACACTACGAAATTTCTAATTTTGCTAAAATAGATTTTGAATCGAAGCACAATTCAGCGTATTGGAAATACAAAGAATATCTGGGAATCGGGCCTTCTGCACATTCCTATAACGGTAGAAACGAACGCAGTTGGAATGTTGCGAATAACACTCTTTACATTAAAAATTTAGCAGAAAATATTCTTCCCAAGGAAACCGAAAAACTTTCTGAAAAAGACCAGTACAATGAAATGCTCATGATTGGTCTCAGAACGATTTGGGGTGTAGATTTAGAAAAACTCCACGAAAAATTTTCTGGTGAAATTTTAGAAATTTTTAAAAACAGCATTCAGTCAAAATTAAAAGAAGGAATTCTTGTGATAGAAGAAAATCACTTAAAAATTCTAGAAAAACATTGGTTTTTAGCCGATGGAATCGCTTCAGATCTCTTTATTCTTTAA
- the murI gene encoding glutamate racemase, translating to MKPDYSHLSSSQPIGIFDSGVGGLTVAKEIKRLMPHENFIYFGDTAHLPYGEKSREAIIGFSLKITQFLLENNCKAIVIACNTATANALQEVKELVGNQALVFDVINPVAEKVAFEIHQNVGVIATKATVNSGLYRKSIRKLNKYIQVDELATPLLVPAIEEGFVNHPITHAIIYNYLSDKKLKNIETLILGCTHYPLLIEEIKKYYGTRVRVIDSPKIVASYIRDILSKNDLLNPQHEEGNSEFYLSDITKNFEKISKKFFGNKISLELKKL from the coding sequence TTGAAACCAGATTATTCTCATCTTTCATCATCACAACCGATAGGGATTTTTGATTCCGGTGTTGGTGGACTTACCGTAGCCAAAGAAATAAAACGATTAATGCCGCACGAAAATTTTATTTATTTCGGTGACACTGCTCATTTACCTTATGGCGAAAAATCTAGAGAAGCGATTATCGGTTTTTCTTTAAAGATTACCCAATTTTTATTAGAAAATAATTGTAAAGCCATCGTAATTGCTTGTAACACAGCCACTGCAAATGCTTTGCAAGAGGTGAAAGAATTGGTGGGAAATCAAGCTTTGGTTTTTGATGTGATTAATCCAGTTGCAGAAAAAGTAGCTTTCGAGATTCACCAAAATGTTGGAGTTATTGCGACTAAAGCAACGGTAAATTCTGGTTTGTACAGAAAATCTATCCGAAAACTGAATAAATATATTCAAGTAGATGAATTGGCGACCCCTTTATTGGTTCCTGCCATCGAAGAAGGTTTTGTAAATCATCCAATTACACACGCGATTATTTATAACTATTTGAGCGACAAAAAGTTAAAGAATATTGAAACGCTTATCCTTGGTTGTACCCATTATCCGCTTCTAATTGAAGAAATTAAAAAATATTACGGAACCAGAGTAAGAGTCATTGATTCTCCTAAAATTGTAGCGAGTTATATAAGGGATATTTTGAGTAAAAATGACTTGCTTAATCCTCAACACGAGGAAGGAAACTCAGAATTTTATCTTTCTGACATCACGAAAAACTTCGAGAAAATTTCGAAAAAATTCTTCGGGAATAAAATTAGTCTAGAGCTGAAAAAACTTTAG
- the rsmD gene encoding 16S rRNA (guanine(966)-N(2))-methyltransferase RsmD, with product MYRIISGKWKAKRISAPKNFDVRPTTDFAKEALFSILANRHEVEFCSVLDLFAGIGSISLEFASRDCKDVTAVEMNPKHAAFINSTAAELEMALQINVQRGDVFEWLKKNRTKKTFDIVFADPPFELEEKKYNELISLVLNNNFLKENGTFVLEHQSKMKLEHPQLIETRKYGNVSFSFFEAKANEETSEA from the coding sequence ATGTATAGAATTATAAGTGGCAAATGGAAAGCAAAAAGAATTTCTGCGCCGAAAAATTTCGATGTAAGACCTACCACAGACTTTGCTAAAGAAGCACTTTTCAGCATTTTGGCGAATCGTCACGAGGTAGAATTTTGCTCAGTTTTAGACCTTTTTGCAGGAATTGGCTCTATCAGTTTAGAATTTGCTTCTAGAGATTGCAAAGACGTTACCGCTGTAGAAATGAATCCTAAACATGCTGCTTTCATTAATTCTACTGCCGCAGAACTAGAAATGGCGCTTCAAATTAATGTACAACGTGGTGATGTTTTCGAATGGTTAAAGAAAAACAGAACCAAGAAAACTTTTGACATTGTTTTTGCAGATCCGCCATTTGAATTAGAAGAAAAAAAATACAATGAACTGATTTCTTTGGTTCTCAATAATAATTTCTTAAAAGAAAACGGAACTTTTGTTTTAGAACATCAGTCTAAAATGAAATTAGAGCATCCTCAATTAATCGAAACCAGAAAATACGGAAATGTGAGCTTTTCTTTCTTTGAAGCGAAAGCAAATGAGGAAACCTCTGAAGCTTAA
- a CDS encoding glycosyl-4,4'-diaponeurosporenoate acyltransferase CrtO family protein, whose amino-acid sequence MIIKYISFSISIVFFSFIVGMIITALIKKTNFYNNQLSNLNFIKNELTNNIIGIGVIKWIVRNTFFKFLNQKIKIERKINITDLKNIRNEMTKSEIDHLFAFVFVLIFITILYFKQNYLFATVMLLVNIAMNLYPSLLQQQNKRRIDKLIFKFKN is encoded by the coding sequence ATGATTATTAAATATATAAGTTTTAGTATTTCAATTGTTTTCTTCTCTTTTATTGTAGGAATGATAATAACTGCGCTAATTAAAAAGACAAATTTTTATAATAACCAATTATCAAATCTAAATTTCATTAAAAATGAATTAACAAACAACATAATTGGAATTGGGGTTATAAAATGGATTGTAAGAAATACTTTTTTTAAGTTTTTAAATCAAAAAATTAAAATTGAGAGAAAAATAAACATCACTGATTTGAAAAATATTCGAAACGAAATGACTAAATCTGAAATAGATCACCTTTTTGCATTTGTTTTTGTATTAATTTTTATTACAATCCTTTACTTTAAGCAAAATTATTTATTTGCAACAGTAATGTTGTTAGTAAATATTGCAATGAATTTATATCCTTCTTTACTACAACAACAGAATAAAAGAAGAATTGACAAACTTATTTTTAAATTTAAGAATTAA
- a CDS encoding DUF3822 family protein, which produces MKKLSLLFTKDGLQWHISKGKTVLEEAFHFVTEETSPHLVEEKLDDVLKFDDYKEIEVISALNHFSLTPDTFAEHELGYKLISYNAPVDEANEELMLSVNKKFAVQFYYTFPKYFYQKIKAKKLPTKFNFSGEKFLNALTVKNHKEIHINLYHHQVEFFAFENKKVVLYNNLDADSEVDFLYFIMFSLSKINFGFAETHFHIYGETHENETFISELRKFVKNIKVHFDNAPKKNFVLS; this is translated from the coding sequence ATGAAAAAACTTTCTTTACTTTTCACCAAAGATGGTTTACAATGGCACATTTCTAAAGGAAAAACAGTGCTAGAAGAAGCATTTCATTTCGTAACAGAAGAAACTTCGCCTCATTTAGTAGAAGAAAAACTAGATGATGTGTTAAAATTTGATGACTACAAAGAAATAGAAGTGATTTCTGCACTCAATCATTTTTCGCTTACTCCAGATACTTTTGCAGAGCACGAATTAGGCTATAAACTGATTTCTTATAACGCTCCTGTAGACGAAGCCAACGAAGAATTGATGCTTTCTGTGAACAAAAAATTTGCGGTGCAATTTTACTACACTTTTCCAAAGTATTTTTACCAAAAAATTAAAGCAAAAAAATTACCCACGAAATTTAATTTTTCTGGCGAAAAGTTTTTAAATGCTTTAACTGTTAAAAACCACAAAGAAATCCACATCAATCTATATCATCATCAAGTAGAGTTTTTCGCTTTTGAAAATAAAAAAGTGGTACTTTACAATAACTTAGATGCTGATTCTGAAGTAGATTTCTTGTATTTCATTATGTTTTCTTTGAGCAAAATAAATTTTGGATTCGCAGAAACGCATTTTCATATTTATGGAGAAACTCACGAAAACGAAACCTTTATTTCAGAATTGAGAAAGTTTGTTAAAAATATTAAAGTTCATTTTGACAACGCTCCGAAAAAGAATTTTGTTCTTTCTTAA
- a CDS encoding DUF6370 family protein, with the protein MKNLVLFIALLSFTFGFSQEKKKQVVEVACGQCQFKMKDKKGCDLAVRIDGKSYFVEGTKIDEHGDAHADDGFCNAIKKAEVIGEVKDGKFVVSYFKLLPNSTKK; encoded by the coding sequence ATGAAAAATCTAGTTTTATTTATTGCACTTTTGAGTTTCACTTTTGGATTTTCTCAAGAGAAAAAGAAGCAAGTTGTAGAAGTAGCTTGCGGACAATGTCAATTCAAAATGAAAGACAAAAAAGGTTGTGATTTAGCAGTAAGAATTGACGGGAAAAGCTATTTTGTAGAAGGTACTAAAATAGATGAACACGGTGATGCACATGCTGATGACGGTTTTTGCAATGCAATCAAAAAAGCAGAAGTCATCGGTGAAGTGAAGGATGGAAAATTTGTGGTAAGTTATTTCAAATTGCTGCCAAATTCTACAAAAAAGTAA
- a CDS encoding Smr/MutS family protein translates to MKIGDLISVIDDDLKGKISAFKGNLVQIEDEHGFHYDIEKSKVVLHNHNIYDDISITAKKETSTKISKKNQTQPQSIDLHFEKLVNNPKDFESWERLMIQREKLIEKLEYCRNNNIKKLNIIHGIGDGVLQNMVHEVLQGFAGIEYEDHDFFYHSTGNVLVTFL, encoded by the coding sequence GTGAAAATAGGCGATTTGATTTCGGTGATAGATGATGATTTGAAAGGGAAAATTTCTGCTTTCAAAGGAAATCTAGTGCAAATAGAAGACGAACACGGTTTTCATTATGACATTGAAAAAAGCAAAGTCGTACTCCACAATCATAATATTTATGACGATATTTCTATCACCGCAAAAAAGGAAACCTCTACCAAAATTTCTAAAAAAAATCAAACTCAACCGCAGTCCATCGATTTACATTTTGAAAAATTGGTCAATAATCCAAAGGATTTTGAATCTTGGGAAAGATTGATGATTCAGCGTGAAAAACTGATTGAAAAATTAGAATATTGCAGAAACAATAACATAAAAAAACTGAACATCATCCACGGAATTGGGGATGGCGTTTTACAAAATATGGTACACGAAGTTTTACAAGGTTTCGCGGGAATAGAGTACGAAGACCATGATTTTTTCTATCACAGCACGGGAAATGTCTTGGTTACTTTTTTGTAG